One genomic segment of Gossypium arboreum isolate Shixiya-1 chromosome 3, ASM2569848v2, whole genome shotgun sequence includes these proteins:
- the LOC128290588 gene encoding uncharacterized protein LOC128290588, protein MATIGERRDYLSNVISVLRAEKLVRKGCEAFLEYVSNSGIKSLSVEDVRTVKEFPDVFPEELSGLPPDREVEFGIELLPGIVPVSIAPYRIVPKVLVELKAQIQELKYEFWLQEVTFLGHVVSAEGIRVDPRKIEAVLGWKLPKTVSEIRSFLGLAGYYRRKANVVADALSCRVVSDLRAMFARLSLFDDNSLLAELQVRLTWTDQIKEMQLLDESLVPRFQQGENCETSDFGLNREGVLCFRGRVCILKDFSLRQLFYERHMVVLMPCILVGTSYTEIFVKAEHQLPSGLLQQVKIPLWKWEKVTMDFVNELPLTASKKVRGNWEDYLLLAEFAYNKNYQSRLELIADTENKVNLIRDRLKEAFDRQKSYADLKRKEIEYSVRDYVFLKVSPWKKIMRFGRRGKLSLRFIGPYRILKRVGPVTYQLELPSELERIHNVLHISMLRRYLSDPLHIVPVKEIEVRPDLTI, encoded by the exons ATGGCCACAATAGGGGAGCGAAGGGATTacttgtctaatgtgatatcggtGTTAAGAGCCGAAAAGTTGGTTCGCAAGGGTTGTGAGGCTTTTCTGGAATATGTTAGCAATTCAGGGATTAAGAGTCTTTCTGTTGAGGATGTAAGAACTGTTAAGGAGTttccagatgtttttccagaagagCTTTCTGGCTTGCCCCCAGATCGTGAGGTCGAATTTGGAATTGAGCTCTTACCTGGAATAGTTCCAGTGTCCATCGCCCCATATAGGATTGTACCAAAGGTGCTAGTGGagctaaaggctcaaattcaagagct CAAGTATGAGTTTTGGCTGCAAGAGGTCACATTTCTGGGTCACGtggtgtctgctgaggggattagggttgatcctcgaaaaattgaagccgtATTGGGGTGGAAACTACCAAAGACTGTatctgagattcgaagttttcttgGTTTGGCTGGATATTATAGAC GCAAAGCTAATGTAGTAGCTGACGCACTGAGCTGTAGAGTTGTCTCTGatttaagagcaatgtttgctcgtcttagcCTGTTTGATGATAATAGTTTGTTAGCTGAACTACAAGTAAGACTGACTTGGACTGATCAAATTAAGGAGATGCAGTTGTTGGATGAATCGCTAGTTCCTCGCTTTCAACAAGGGGAAAATTGTGAGACTTCAGATTTTGGATTGAATAGGGAAGGGGTGTTATGTTTCCGTGGAAGAGTGTGTATACTAAAGGATTTTTCTCTGAGGCAGCTATTCTATGAGAGGCACATGGTAGTCCTTATGCCATGCATCCTGGTGGGAACAAGCTATACCGAGATCTtc gttaaggctgagcatcaattaccctctGGATTACTACAGCAAGTCaagattccactctggaagtgggaaaaggtaaccatggattttgtgaatGAGTTGCCCTTGACGGCTTCTAAGAAggttcg GGGCAACTGGGAGGATTATCTGTTATTGGCAGAATTTGCATATAACAAAAATTATCAGTCCA GGCTGGAGCTAATTGCTGATACAGAAAATAAGGTGAATCTAATTCGAGATCGATTGAAAGAAGCGTTTGATAGGCAGAAGTCCTATGCAGACTTAAAGCGTAAGGAGATCGAGTACTCTGTGAGGGATTATgtctttcttaaggtatcaccgtggaagaaaattatgaggtttggaCGGAGGGGCAAGCTGAGCCTtagatttattgggccttaccggatACTTAAGCGTGTAGGACCGGTTACATATCAACTTGAGTTGCCTTCGGAGCTGGAAAGAATTCACAACGTGTTGCACATTTCAATGCTTAGGCGGTATCTCTCTGATCCCTTACACATCGTGCCAGTTAAGGAAATTGAAGTTAGGCCTGATCTAACCATCTAG